A portion of the Bacteroides faecium genome contains these proteins:
- a CDS encoding RagB/SusD family nutrient uptake outer membrane protein, producing the protein MKKIYFKSLLTTVIIGCVSISFSSCNFLELDPISEIPADNMWQNQRDVNAGIAEIYSSFRTAMKTNYFSWGEMRSDNFVLFNELPSEYSNLISNQMTTDLPCTNWASLYKVISNTNFAIQNIPNSNITDLALKNDYLAQAYAMRALCYFYAVRVWGDVPVYLEPVDNLDKGVYKTRTSKEEIYNNVILPDLKQAELLINPGNVERKRISRNAIYAILADVQMWLQDYEGAEQTIDKLMSNTTYTAFEPDMDKMKKTFVEDLNNKVSDNSPTVDEYGPGANELIFVIHQNIAEAGLNNYSHIWTVLGCGSGQGSTVVLSPGLQKKYEDAKAANPSDIRFDNYLAASGGGTTTYQVHKYIANGARIPYQNYLNCQMAYPVYRFTDILLMQAEVKAYLDKWQEALNIIASTVRARAGVQTLTRPLSSFASRKEVVDYILEEKQIEQVGEGKRWFDLVRNNRVLEVMGPINGMKNENQALFPINQTLINQNSSLEQNEGY; encoded by the coding sequence ATGAAGAAAATATATTTCAAATCATTACTAACAACAGTGATAATAGGATGTGTCAGCATATCATTCTCTTCTTGTAACTTTCTGGAACTTGACCCTATAAGTGAGATTCCTGCAGATAATATGTGGCAGAATCAACGGGATGTGAATGCCGGAATTGCTGAAATCTATTCTTCTTTCAGGACAGCCATGAAAACAAACTATTTTTCATGGGGGGAAATGAGATCGGACAACTTCGTGTTGTTCAATGAACTTCCTTCTGAATACTCTAATCTGATATCCAACCAGATGACAACTGATTTGCCATGTACCAACTGGGCTAGTCTGTACAAAGTGATAAGTAATACGAATTTTGCAATTCAGAATATACCTAATTCAAACATTACGGATTTAGCGCTAAAGAATGACTATCTGGCACAGGCTTATGCTATGAGAGCTTTATGTTATTTCTATGCTGTGCGGGTCTGGGGGGATGTTCCTGTATATCTGGAACCTGTAGACAATCTGGATAAAGGAGTGTATAAGACTAGAACGTCCAAGGAGGAAATTTATAATAATGTGATATTGCCAGACTTGAAACAGGCAGAGTTGCTTATTAATCCGGGAAATGTAGAAAGAAAAAGAATTTCACGAAATGCGATATACGCTATCCTGGCGGATGTTCAGATGTGGCTACAAGATTATGAAGGCGCTGAACAGACAATAGATAAGTTGATGTCGAATACTACATATACAGCGTTTGAGCCGGATATGGATAAAATGAAAAAAACATTCGTTGAAGACTTGAATAATAAAGTCTCAGATAATTCTCCGACTGTGGATGAATATGGCCCGGGCGCTAACGAGCTTATTTTTGTGATACATCAAAATATAGCAGAGGCTGGTTTGAATAACTACAGTCATATATGGACGGTGTTGGGGTGTGGCTCAGGACAAGGCTCGACCGTTGTATTGTCTCCCGGACTACAAAAAAAATATGAAGATGCAAAGGCAGCCAATCCAAGTGATATTCGTTTTGACAATTATCTGGCGGCTTCGGGAGGAGGAACGACCACCTATCAAGTTCATAAATATATTGCGAATGGAGCCAGAATCCCTTATCAGAATTATTTGAACTGCCAGATGGCATATCCTGTATATCGCTTTACGGATATCCTGCTGATGCAGGCAGAGGTAAAGGCATATCTTGATAAATGGCAAGAGGCTTTGAATATTATTGCCAGTACTGTAAGAGCCAGAGCAGGTGTCCAAACATTGACGCGTCCTTTGAGTAGTTTCGCATCACGAAAAGAGGTGGTCGATTATATATTGGAAGAGAAGCAGATAGAACAGGTAGGCGAAGGCAAACGATGGTTCGATTTAGTCAGAAATAATAGAGTACTGGAGGTGATGGGACCTATCAATGGAATGAAAAATGAAAATCAGGCATTGTTCCCTATCAATCAAACTTTGATTAACCAAAATTCTTCTTTGGAACAAAATGAAGGATATTAA